A DNA window from Vibrio cidicii contains the following coding sequences:
- a CDS encoding anaerobic C4-dicarboxylate transporter, with the protein MFLIEFLIVLGCILIGARIGGIGLGVMGGIGLAILSFGFGMQPTSPPIDVMLMIMAVVAAAASMQAAGGLDYLIKIATHILHRNPRHITFIAPVVTYFFTMMAGTGHVAYSVLPVIAEVSRRSGIRPERPLSMAVIASQFAIVASPIAAAVVALVAFLEPQGITLTDVLMITIPSTILGLACACLFVNKIGVELKDDPEYQRRLQDPEFRAEMEQEVSVADIEITPQAKKSVALFLFGAIIVVVMGALPSLRPQFNGSPMGMAHTIEIVMLSIAALIILLCKPNGNAISQGSVFHAGMRAIVAIFGIAWLGDTFIGGHGAMVKEAVSGLVEVAPWTFAFALFALSVMVNSQGATTAVLVPVAITLGLPPAVIIAVFVAVNGYFFIPNYGPIIASIDFDRTGTTRIGKYIFNHSFMIPGLLSMVFSIGFGLLLTNILM; encoded by the coding sequence ATGTTCTTAATTGAGTTCCTTATCGTATTAGGATGTATCCTAATTGGTGCAAGGATTGGCGGTATCGGCTTAGGTGTAATGGGCGGTATTGGCCTTGCCATTCTCAGCTTTGGTTTTGGTATGCAGCCAACCAGCCCACCTATTGATGTTATGCTGATGATCATGGCGGTTGTGGCAGCAGCGGCTTCAATGCAAGCCGCAGGTGGTTTGGATTACCTGATTAAAATCGCTACCCACATTTTGCACCGCAACCCTCGTCACATTACCTTTATCGCACCTGTGGTGACGTACTTTTTCACTATGATGGCCGGTACCGGTCACGTAGCCTACTCTGTACTGCCTGTGATTGCTGAAGTGAGCCGTCGTAGCGGCATCCGCCCAGAGCGCCCACTGAGCATGGCGGTGATTGCCTCCCAGTTTGCCATTGTCGCCAGCCCGATTGCGGCCGCTGTGGTCGCCTTGGTTGCCTTCTTAGAGCCGCAAGGGATCACTCTCACCGACGTGCTGATGATCACCATTCCAAGTACCATTCTCGGTTTGGCGTGCGCTTGCCTGTTCGTTAATAAGATTGGCGTAGAGCTTAAAGACGATCCTGAATATCAGCGCCGTCTGCAAGACCCAGAGTTTCGTGCTGAAATGGAACAAGAAGTGTCGGTGGCGGACATTGAAATCACACCGCAAGCGAAAAAATCGGTCGCGCTATTCTTATTTGGCGCCATCATTGTGGTGGTGATGGGTGCCCTGCCAAGCTTGCGTCCGCAATTTAACGGCTCACCAATGGGCATGGCGCATACGATTGAAATCGTCATGCTCTCTATTGCCGCTCTGATCATTTTGCTGTGTAAACCCAATGGCAATGCCATTAGCCAAGGCTCCGTATTCCATGCAGGTATGCGTGCCATCGTCGCCATTTTTGGTATCGCTTGGCTGGGTGACACCTTCATTGGCGGTCACGGCGCTATGGTTAAAGAGGCAGTGTCAGGGCTGGTTGAAGTCGCGCCTTGGACATTTGCTTTCGCCCTGTTTGCTCTGTCGGTAATGGTGAACAGTCAAGGCGCTACCACCGCTGTGTTAGTACCGGTAGCGATCACGCTGGGCCTGCCACCAGCGGTGATCATTGCGGTATTCGTTGCCGTAAACGGTTACTTCTTTATTCCTAACTACGGCCCAATCATTGCCTCAATCGACTTTGACCGCACAGGCACAACGCGCATCGGCAAGTACATTTTCAACCACAGCTTTATGATCCCTGGCTTACTTAGCATGGTATTCAGCATTGGCTTTGGTCTGCTCCTGACCAACATCTTGATGTAA
- a CDS encoding response regulator transcription factor: MDSTYTIIIADDHPLFRNALFQSVHMAVSGANLLEADSLEALLNLLAREEEPDLLLLDLKMPGANGMSGLIQLRAEYPDLPIVVVSASEEPSVVTQVKSHGAFGFIPKSSDMRALIAALNQVLNGDPYFPEGLIINNAACNDLAEKIAALTPQQYKVLGMLSDGLLNKQIAYELNVSEATIKAHMTAIFRKLDVKNRTQAVILLKEMSE, encoded by the coding sequence ATGGACTCGACCTACACCATTATCATTGCCGACGATCACCCTCTTTTTCGCAACGCCCTGTTTCAGTCGGTGCACATGGCGGTCAGCGGCGCAAATTTACTTGAAGCCGATTCTCTAGAAGCACTGCTCAATCTACTGGCACGTGAAGAAGAGCCGGATCTGTTGCTGCTGGATCTCAAAATGCCGGGGGCCAATGGCATGTCGGGGTTGATCCAACTGCGTGCGGAATACCCGGATTTACCGATTGTAGTGGTCTCTGCTAGCGAGGAGCCGTCCGTGGTAACCCAAGTGAAAAGCCACGGCGCTTTCGGTTTTATTCCCAAATCGAGCGATATGCGAGCCCTTATCGCCGCACTCAACCAAGTGCTCAATGGCGACCCCTACTTCCCGGAAGGTTTGATCATCAATAACGCCGCGTGTAATGATTTGGCGGAGAAAATCGCCGCGTTGACGCCTCAGCAATATAAAGTACTGGGCATGCTCTCTGATGGCTTGCTCAACAAACAGATCGCTTACGAGCTCAACGTTTCTGAAGCGACCATCAAAGCGCACATGACGGCAATTTTCCGCAAACTGGACGTGAAAAACCGCACTCAAGCGGTCATTCTGCTTAAAGAGATGAGCGAGTAA